One Coccinella septempunctata chromosome 1, icCocSept1.1, whole genome shotgun sequence DNA window includes the following coding sequences:
- the LOC123322700 gene encoding estrogen receptor-like: MNQLCKVCGEPAAGFHFGAFTCEGCKSFFGRTYNNLSSISECKNNGECVINKKNRTACKACRLRKCLFVGMSKSGSRYGRRSNWFKIHCLLQEQQSGQNMNMAAALLRPHPYLTPFIRPPAATSTRDTRSSESDSGASSIDVEEDTKSPFHESTTKPCSSPPSDRECLSAQSSKNNPSSVSDSEYFARRKVIHCPIPSPSPTSLPPNGVMPKWLPPLSVFSDPSTWKDYWVKIPFPPIAITPPTCQDQPIDLSVKTSPLVCCVDSDSGHSKSKSEGHLKSAPLDLTLNRQTTDVTNC; the protein is encoded by the coding sequence TCATTTTTTGGCCGCACCTACAACAACCTGAGCTCCATCTCCGAATGCAAGAACAACGGGGAATGCGTCATCAACAAGAAGAACCGCACAGCTTGCAAGGCCTGCCGCCTGAGGAAGTGCCTCTTTGTGGGCATGTCAAAAAGCGGGTCCAGATACGGAAGacgttcgaattggttcaagaTACATTGCCTCCTTCAGGAACAACAGTCCGGACAGAACATGAACATGGCGGCTGCGTTGCTCAGACCTCACCCTTACCTAACCCCGTTCATCCGCCCCCCTGCAGCCACGTCGACAAGGGACACAAGGAGCTCGGAGTCAGATAGCGGGGCTTCTTCCATCGACGTGGAGGAAGATACGAAATCCCCCTTCCACGAGAGCACCACCAAGCCATGCTCGTCCCCTCCAAGTGACCGCGAGTGCCTTTCAGCTCAATCCTCCAAGAATAATCCGTCATCGGTTAGTGATAGCGAATATTTCGCGAGAAGGAAAGTGATACATTGTCCGATTCCATCTCCGTCTCCCACATCTCTCCCTCCCAATGGGGTTATGCCGAAATGGCTGCCGCCCCTGTCGGTTTTCAGTGATCCCTCGACATGGAAAGACTACTGGgtgaaaattccatttccgCCGATCGCGATAACACCGCCCACTTGTCAGGATCAGCCGATAGACTTATCAGTGAAAACGAGTCCTCTCGTCTGTTGTGTCGATTCCGATAGTGGACACAGTAAGAGCAAGTCTGAAGGACACTTGAAATCGGCGCCTTTGGATCTCACCCTGAATCGGCAAACGACAGATGTTACTAACTGTTGA